A stretch of Desulfotalea psychrophila LSv54 DNA encodes these proteins:
- a CDS encoding phytoene desaturase family protein, with protein MRADVVIIGSGISGLTAGALLAKHGKKVVILEKSRYPGGSIRQFTRKRHAFDVGFHYTGCLGEGEVLNFLWKHCGVLQSLDIIPSDPAGYDHFEDGASGRVIRGYFSYEKLAEELEREFPRELQGIRKYLKTVQENCQDVPFYKPHLPLLPFLRGYKENAQSLSSFLKSITDDRLLRAVLEAPGFLYGVPTADASLEVHSLVAHGYYSGAYKVAGGGQSVVDSFANALDKYGATLTLNAEVTSVLVNNGMTAGVQLASGEEITCQQVIYTGHPSQSLDLLPPQGFRPAYKTRVKNLRPSLSMFAVFAESEKRVDCADGILNYYLFPKEGAILPQQSQLAPHQRTMLMTSGAPAVPQKGLHGQGNDVILLSTGYWQDIEQFAGKNSPPRGPEYTEWKRAIAEKMIHRAEEKWGDICGTLNPLATASPLTFRDELSAPSGCTYGAMHCLGQFNPDVRTRLPGFYLSGQSTLMTGVVGASVAGLVSAGEILGLEDLWRSVQL; from the coding sequence GTGAGGGCAGACGTTGTTATTATAGGGAGTGGCATAAGTGGCCTAACCGCCGGTGCCCTGCTGGCAAAACATGGCAAGAAGGTAGTAATTCTGGAAAAGAGCAGATATCCGGGCGGATCTATCCGGCAGTTCACCAGAAAGAGACACGCCTTTGACGTGGGATTCCACTACACAGGATGCCTGGGAGAAGGAGAGGTATTAAATTTCCTCTGGAAACACTGCGGTGTCTTGCAGAGCTTAGACATTATCCCCTCTGATCCAGCAGGCTATGATCATTTTGAGGACGGGGCAAGCGGACGCGTTATTCGGGGTTATTTTTCCTATGAAAAACTTGCCGAAGAACTGGAGAGAGAGTTTCCAAGAGAACTACAGGGCATCAGAAAATACCTGAAAACGGTGCAAGAAAATTGCCAGGATGTGCCCTTTTATAAGCCTCATCTCCCCCTCCTTCCCTTCCTGCGAGGATATAAGGAAAATGCCCAGTCTCTTTCCAGTTTTCTAAAGAGCATCACCGACGACAGACTCCTGCGAGCTGTACTTGAGGCACCCGGATTTCTCTATGGGGTGCCAACAGCTGATGCCTCACTTGAGGTCCATTCCCTGGTCGCCCATGGTTATTACTCGGGTGCATACAAGGTAGCAGGAGGAGGACAGAGTGTTGTCGATTCCTTTGCAAACGCCCTGGACAAATATGGGGCAACTCTCACCCTCAATGCTGAGGTCACCTCAGTTCTGGTGAACAATGGAATGACCGCAGGGGTTCAACTTGCCTCGGGAGAAGAGATCACCTGTCAGCAGGTAATTTATACAGGTCACCCGAGCCAATCGCTTGACCTCCTCCCCCCACAGGGCTTCCGACCAGCCTATAAAACCAGGGTAAAAAACCTGCGTCCCTCTCTTTCAATGTTTGCCGTTTTTGCAGAATCAGAAAAGAGGGTAGACTGTGCCGACGGCATACTAAACTACTATCTTTTCCCGAAAGAAGGGGCCATCCTCCCTCAACAGAGCCAACTTGCCCCCCATCAGCGCACGATGCTTATGACAAGCGGTGCCCCAGCAGTTCCACAGAAAGGATTGCATGGTCAAGGCAATGACGTTATATTACTGAGTACTGGTTATTGGCAGGATATCGAGCAATTTGCAGGCAAGAATTCTCCACCTAGGGGGCCTGAATATACAGAGTGGAAAAGAGCCATTGCCGAAAAAATGATTCATAGAGCAGAAGAAAAATGGGGGGATATATGTGGAACCCTGAATCCCCTTGCCACTGCAAGCCCCCTTACCTTTCGCGATGAACTCTCTGCGCCCTCCGGCTGTACCTATGGCGCAATGCACTGCTTAGGACAGTTTAACCCCGATGTACGTACGCGTTTACCAGGGTTTTACCTAAGTGGGCAATCCACACTTATGACAGGAGTTGTTGGAGCCTCTGTTGCAGGACTGGTAAGTGCTGGAGAAATACTTGGTTTAGAAGATCTTTGGAGAAGTGTGCAACTGTGA
- a CDS encoding MFS transporter: protein MSIKQKNGEASTIILVSIVQFITPFMASGVSVALPTIGRHFSASAFQLGLAEMIYILGVSIFLLAAGQLADIFGRKKIFLMGICGFIISTFAITATRSMGQFLLVRFVQGLSVSFIATTTFAILSSVVPRERRGKSMGIVLAFVYAGLSAGPALGGFIVFQFNWHWLFVFAGLLASLALLLCLKTLKGEWWGSPEQKFDYRGCAVYMLSLSFLVVGVAGHTMVGGYAAALVVAGIVGLSFFFWLETRVKSPMLDVRMIFANRVLFFTVLAALINYGASFAIIFFFSLYLQSVKGLLPQVAGSVLILQTLVQCILSPLSGKLADKIYPGKIATLGMFVGTIGLGMASLIEQESSVAMVALVFVVVGVGFGLFASPNMTIIMNSVPQEAYGQASSLTATVRTLGMLTSMAIASLLVSHFMGDTPINKESIPLFMKSLQGAMLTFTLMSLVGVFLSLGRAKAPTNEP from the coding sequence ATGAGCATCAAACAAAAAAATGGTGAAGCTTCCACCATCATTTTGGTATCCATTGTCCAGTTTATCACTCCCTTTATGGCCTCCGGGGTGAGTGTTGCTCTGCCCACAATTGGTCGCCATTTTTCTGCAAGTGCCTTTCAACTCGGTCTTGCTGAGATGATCTATATTCTGGGCGTAAGCATATTTCTGCTGGCAGCGGGGCAGTTGGCCGATATATTTGGCAGAAAGAAGATTTTTCTCATGGGTATTTGTGGCTTTATTATCTCTACCTTTGCTATTACCGCCACCAGGTCAATGGGGCAGTTTCTCCTTGTCAGGTTTGTGCAGGGGCTCAGTGTTTCCTTTATTGCCACCACCACCTTTGCCATCCTCTCCTCCGTCGTTCCGCGGGAGCGTCGGGGAAAAAGTATGGGCATTGTTCTTGCCTTTGTCTATGCAGGACTTTCAGCAGGCCCAGCTCTGGGTGGATTCATTGTCTTCCAATTTAACTGGCACTGGCTCTTTGTCTTTGCCGGCCTACTTGCCAGCTTGGCCCTTCTTCTCTGTTTAAAAACTCTCAAAGGTGAGTGGTGGGGTAGCCCCGAGCAGAAATTTGATTATCGTGGCTGTGCTGTCTATATGCTTTCTCTCTCCTTTCTGGTAGTGGGTGTTGCCGGTCACACTATGGTGGGCGGCTATGCCGCTGCCCTAGTTGTAGCCGGTATTGTTGGTCTTTCTTTCTTTTTCTGGTTGGAGACCAGGGTGAAATCACCGATGCTTGACGTTCGTATGATTTTTGCTAATCGCGTACTCTTTTTTACGGTGCTGGCTGCCCTGATCAACTATGGAGCAAGTTTTGCTATTATCTTTTTTTTCAGTCTCTATTTACAGAGCGTAAAGGGACTCTTGCCACAGGTGGCAGGCTCTGTTCTCATCCTGCAAACCCTTGTTCAATGTATTCTCTCTCCTCTCTCAGGAAAACTTGCCGATAAAATTTATCCGGGAAAAATAGCCACCCTTGGTATGTTTGTTGGCACCATCGGTCTTGGTATGGCAAGCCTGATCGAACAGGAGAGTTCCGTTGCCATGGTTGCCTTAGTCTTTGTGGTAGTGGGTGTGGGCTTTGGCCTCTTTGCCTCACCCAATATGACTATTATTATGAACTCGGTACCACAAGAGGCATATGGGCAGGCCTCAAGTCTCACAGCTACGGTACGAACTCTGGGGATGCTCACTAGCATGGCCATAGCGTCTCTCTTGGTCTCCCATTTCATGGGCGATACTCCCATCAACAAGGAGAGCATTCCTCTCTTTATGAAGAGTTTGCAGGGGGCGATGCTGACCTTTACCCTTATGAGTCTGGTGGGTGTCTTTCTCTCCCTGGGGCGAGCCAAGGCGCCAACCAATGAGCCGTAG
- a CDS encoding MarR family winged helix-turn-helix transcriptional regulator, whose product MAFRKKSLGACIAKIFRLQRLAAEPRAHALGIRESQIPFLAFILESPGINQDELSRQYFIDKGATARQTAKLEEQGLIERVVDPDNRRKKRLYPTSKALTLGPDFYGMLDGLNDTFLAGFSEAEKEQLLLLLDKVSVNMLKPSINE is encoded by the coding sequence ATGGCTTTTCGAAAAAAGAGTTTAGGCGCATGCATTGCGAAAATATTTCGTCTCCAACGTTTAGCGGCCGAGCCCCGTGCCCATGCGCTCGGCATCAGGGAGAGTCAGATCCCATTTCTGGCCTTTATTCTTGAAAGCCCGGGGATAAATCAGGATGAGCTTTCCAGACAATATTTTATTGATAAGGGTGCTACCGCCCGACAAACGGCAAAGCTTGAAGAGCAGGGGCTGATCGAAAGGGTAGTTGATCCGGATAACCGGAGAAAAAAACGGCTCTATCCAACCAGCAAGGCTCTTACTCTTGGTCCCGATTTTTACGGAATGCTTGATGGCCTCAATGATACCTTCCTGGCGGGGTTTTCAGAAGCAGAGAAGGAACAGCTCCTCCTCCTCCTTGATAAGGTGTCTGTCAATATGTTAAAGCCATCCATAAATGAGTAA
- a CDS encoding MFS transporter yields the protein MSSREENEFSTVLLVCIVQFITPFMASGVGVALPTIGRYFSASAFQLGLAEMVYILGLSTFLLAAGQISDILGRKKIFLTGICGFILCTFALTATRSMEQFLVIRFFQGVSVSLITTTTFAILTSVVPAERRGRSMGIIISSIYAGLSAGPALGGVIVSHFNWQWLFVFTGLLASLALFLCLKSLKGEWWGSPNQRFDYRGSTVYMISLASLIIGVVGQEMVGGYALYLGTAGIAGLCFFGWLETRVKSPMLNVRMILGNRVLFFTVLTTLINYGASFGIIFFFSLYLQSVKGLSPQVAGSLLILQTLVQCILAPLSGKLADKIFPGKIATLGMIVVTIGLGLATLIDRESSIAMVAVIFAIMGVGFGLFSSPNMTVIMNSVPREAYGQASSLTATVRTLGMLSSMAISSLLLAHFMGHTPITEENIPLFMKSLQNGMLIFTGMGVLGIFLSLGRAKPLANRE from the coding sequence ATGAGTTCTAGAGAAGAAAATGAATTTTCCACCGTCCTTCTGGTGTGTATTGTCCAGTTTATCACTCCCTTTATGGCTTCCGGGGTAGGCGTCGCCCTGCCTACAATTGGTCGGTACTTTTCCGCAAGTGCCTTTCAGCTTGGCCTGGCGGAAATGGTCTATATCCTTGGCTTAAGCACATTCCTCCTGGCAGCCGGGCAGATCTCAGATATACTTGGTCGGAAAAAGATATTTCTCACGGGGATCTGTGGCTTTATTCTCTGTACCTTCGCCCTTACTGCCACCCGGTCCATGGAGCAGTTTCTGGTCATCAGATTCTTTCAGGGAGTCAGTGTTTCACTTATTACCACCACTACCTTTGCCATTCTTACCTCCGTCGTTCCCGCGGAGCGGCGCGGAAGAAGTATGGGGATTATTATCTCCTCCATCTACGCGGGGCTGTCAGCAGGGCCAGCCCTGGGGGGCGTTATTGTCTCTCACTTTAACTGGCAGTGGCTCTTCGTCTTTACCGGTCTGCTTGCCAGCCTGGCCCTTTTTCTCTGCTTGAAATCGCTCAAGGGTGAATGGTGGGGCAGTCCCAATCAAAGATTCGACTATCGCGGCAGCACTGTCTATATGATCTCTCTTGCCTCTCTGATCATTGGGGTAGTGGGGCAGGAAATGGTGGGGGGATATGCTCTGTACTTGGGCACAGCCGGTATTGCCGGTCTCTGCTTTTTCGGTTGGCTGGAGACGCGGGTAAAGTCACCGATGCTCAACGTTCGCATGATTCTTGGCAATCGGGTGCTCTTTTTTACGGTGCTTACCACCCTGATCAACTATGGGGCAAGCTTTGGTATTATCTTCTTCTTTAGTCTGTATCTCCAGAGTGTTAAAGGTCTTTCTCCCCAGGTGGCGGGCTCCCTTCTCATTTTGCAAACCCTTGTTCAGTGTATCCTTGCCCCTCTTTCAGGAAAACTTGCCGATAAAATTTTTCCGGGGAAAATAGCCACTCTGGGGATGATCGTCGTAACCATAGGTCTTGGTCTGGCAACCCTCATAGATAGGGAGAGCTCCATTGCTATGGTTGCCGTGATATTTGCTATCATGGGGGTAGGTTTTGGCCTCTTTTCCTCGCCCAATATGACTGTTATCATGAACTCGGTGCCACGGGAGGCATATGGGCAGGCCTCAAGTCTGACAGCTACGGTGCGTACCTTGGGGATGCTCAGTAGCATGGCAATCTCATCCCTGTTGCTAGCTCATTTTATGGGTCATACGCCCATCACCGAGGAGAATATTCCCCTCTTTATGAAGAGTCTGCAAAACGGCATGCTGATCTTTACTGGTATGGGAGTGCTGGGTATCTTTTTATCACTGGGGCGGGCTAAACCTCTGGCTAATAGGGAGTAG
- a CDS encoding bacterioferritin-associated ferredoxin: MELVCYCFKYSEEDVRADIARHGRSTLLEKIKEAKGQGDCNCAEKNPLGR, translated from the coding sequence ATGGAGCTTGTATGTTATTGCTTTAAATATAGTGAAGAGGATGTCAGGGCTGATATAGCTCGACATGGTCGTTCAACTCTGCTGGAAAAAATCAAAGAGGCCAAGGGGCAGGGGGACTGTAACTGCGCTGAAAAAAATCCTCTGGGTAGATGA
- a CDS encoding ferritin-like domain-containing protein, translating to MDVYEFAMQMEKDGEEHYLDLVKRSSSPGLQKIFTLLAGEEVEHYKYIDQLRQQSAVPQVKNRKVLKNVRNIFIEMREQKEATQAETAITIDAYRHARDIEEKSKTFYLERAKETKDGKIKLIFEQLAAEEEKHLHIMQNIVDFVSRSDPGNWLENAEWHHIDEY from the coding sequence ATGGATGTCTATGAATTTGCCATGCAGATGGAAAAAGATGGGGAAGAGCATTATCTTGACTTGGTAAAGAGAAGCAGCTCACCAGGCCTGCAAAAGATCTTTACATTACTGGCCGGTGAGGAAGTTGAGCACTACAAATATATCGACCAACTGCGTCAGCAGAGTGCCGTGCCGCAGGTAAAAAACAGAAAGGTGCTGAAAAATGTAAGAAATATCTTTATTGAAATGAGGGAGCAAAAAGAAGCTACCCAAGCAGAAACGGCAATAACAATAGATGCATATCGACATGCCCGAGATATTGAGGAGAAGAGTAAGACCTTTTATTTAGAAAGGGCAAAAGAGACCAAGGATGGTAAGATAAAATTGATCTTTGAGCAACTGGCAGCAGAAGAAGAAAAACATTTACACATCATGCAGAACATAGTCGACTTCGTCTCAAGATCAGACCCCGGCAACTGGCTTGAAAATGCAGAATGGCATCATATTGATGAGTATTAG
- a CDS encoding ferredoxin produces the protein MSAKVTIDEDECIGCEACVETCPEVFAFNEDETKAYVIDGANEESDCLDEAIASCPVECISKE, from the coding sequence ATGTCCGCAAAGGTAACAATTGACGAAGATGAGTGTATCGGCTGTGAAGCATGCGTAGAAACCTGCCCTGAAGTATTCGCCTTCAATGAAGATGAGACTAAGGCCTATGTTATCGACGGTGCCAACGAGGAAAGTGATTGCCTAGATGAGGCAATCGCCTCCTGCCCCGTAGAGTGTATTAGCAAAGAGTAA
- a CDS encoding Hsp20/alpha crystallin family protein: protein MSLVKWNPWREIEDVFDRNIKRVPSRLSDLGFATSEDWTPKVDISETDKEFIIKAELPEVKREDVKVTVDKGVLTICGERKQEREEEGKTFHRVERYYGSFTRSFTLPENVDESKVDASYKDGMLNLKIEKTEEAKPTSIEVEIK, encoded by the coding sequence ATGTCGCTTGTGAAATGGAATCCTTGGCGAGAGATTGAAGATGTTTTTGACCGCAATATTAAGAGAGTGCCGTCCAGGCTAAGTGATCTGGGATTTGCTACAAGCGAAGACTGGACTCCCAAGGTGGACATCAGTGAGACCGATAAAGAGTTTATTATCAAGGCAGAGCTTCCTGAGGTAAAACGGGAAGATGTTAAGGTGACGGTAGATAAGGGTGTTCTTACAATTTGTGGAGAGAGAAAGCAGGAAAGAGAAGAAGAGGGCAAGACGTTCCATCGAGTTGAGAGATATTACGGTAGTTTTACCCGGAGCTTCACCCTGCCTGAAAATGTCGATGAGTCTAAGGTTGATGCCAGCTATAAGGACGGGATGCTCAATTTGAAAATTGAAAAAACTGAAGAGGCAAAACCGACAAGTATTGAGGTGGAGATTAAGTAG
- a CDS encoding AraC family transcriptional regulator, translating to MQTIGELMNNLATEEGLNETSLSRIKIFKASAYSPRGPLCYKQGVLFVGQGSKRVYLDDKIYEYNPENYLVLTVPIPAECETCATTQKPVLLMMVDIDVQQLNHIIIQLGDQRPPPSYAKEQQGLFLGRRSSTINETLRRLLQALQTPLESHILGEALIQELMFRLICAEGAASLYALASNNSRLSQIDRALKFIDTHYQQGIAVEQLSQLVNMSPSVFHRVFKEITASTPIQYIKKIRLSRAHSLLIGQRMRVSEAAAEVGYESSTQFSREFKRYFGNSPSDYSKTKRAE from the coding sequence ATGCAAACCATAGGCGAACTGATGAACAATCTGGCGACGGAGGAGGGGCTCAACGAAACCTCCCTCTCCAGAATTAAAATATTTAAGGCAAGTGCCTATTCACCCCGGGGCCCGCTCTGCTACAAACAAGGAGTTCTCTTTGTCGGTCAGGGCTCAAAGAGGGTATACCTCGATGACAAAATATATGAGTACAATCCCGAAAATTACCTGGTACTAACGGTGCCCATCCCTGCAGAGTGCGAGACCTGCGCGACGACACAAAAGCCAGTGCTCCTGATGATGGTAGACATTGATGTCCAACAGCTCAACCACATCATCATTCAGCTCGGCGACCAGCGCCCCCCTCCCTCCTATGCTAAAGAGCAACAGGGCCTTTTTCTTGGCAGGAGAAGTTCTACTATAAACGAGACCCTAAGAAGATTACTGCAAGCACTGCAAACACCACTGGAAAGCCACATCCTTGGCGAAGCACTTATCCAGGAGTTAATGTTTCGTCTTATCTGTGCCGAGGGCGCCGCCTCTCTCTATGCCCTTGCCAGCAACAATAGCAGGCTCTCCCAAATCGACAGGGCCTTAAAGTTCATAGATACACACTATCAGCAGGGCATTGCCGTAGAACAACTCTCCCAGCTAGTCAACATGAGTCCCTCTGTCTTCCACCGTGTTTTTAAGGAGATAACCGCCTCAACCCCCATCCAATATATCAAAAAAATCCGCTTAAGCAGAGCGCACTCCCTCCTCATCGGGCAGAGAATGCGAGTCAGTGAAGCGGCAGCTGAGGTGGGCTATGAGAGTAGCACCCAGTTCAGTCGAGAATTTAAACGCTATTTTGGCAACAGCCCCAGCGACTATTCCAAAACAAAGAGAGCAGAATAA
- a CDS encoding iron-containing alcohol dehydrogenase, with the protein MLNFSFYNPTNIVFGEGQLQELDNLVPKDARVLITYGGGSAQRTGALDRVKAELGKSERSLFEFAGIPANPALTVLLQAIEYVRENRIDFLLAVGGGSVMDGTKFIALASYAKEFQGRERELMNFGFNPVPVASAIPFGTVVTLPATGSEMNNGAVISDGEDKLPVFSPYTFPRFSILDPTLTYTLPATQVANGIVDTFIHTVEQYITYPAEGRFQDRTAEGILQTLVEVGKKTIDDPSDYDARANLVWCSTMALNGLIGAGVPQDWNTHMIGHEITALTGIDHAKTLATIQPAIWRVRRQEKREKLLQYAERVWSITEGGEEERIDQAIARTEEFFQSLGIPTRLSAYDLGEDFIGRVLTSLERHGMTALSERGDVTLEVSKRILQAAL; encoded by the coding sequence ATGTTGAATTTTAGTTTTTATAACCCGACAAATATTGTTTTTGGTGAAGGACAGCTTCAGGAGCTTGATAATCTTGTCCCTAAGGATGCCAGGGTGCTCATTACCTACGGTGGCGGTAGCGCTCAGCGCACAGGTGCTCTCGACAGGGTTAAGGCTGAGCTGGGCAAATCGGAGCGAAGCCTCTTTGAATTTGCTGGCATCCCTGCAAATCCTGCCCTGACCGTACTTCTTCAGGCAATTGAGTATGTGCGTGAAAACAGGATTGATTTTCTTCTTGCCGTGGGTGGCGGTTCGGTGATGGATGGAACAAAGTTCATTGCCCTTGCCTCCTATGCCAAAGAGTTTCAAGGGAGAGAGCGGGAGCTGATGAACTTCGGTTTTAATCCGGTACCCGTTGCCAGTGCCATTCCCTTTGGTACAGTGGTGACTCTGCCTGCCACCGGTTCTGAGATGAACAACGGGGCGGTAATCAGTGACGGCGAAGACAAACTTCCGGTCTTTAGTCCTTATACCTTTCCCAGGTTTTCTATTTTAGATCCAACCCTTACCTATACCCTGCCTGCAACTCAGGTGGCAAACGGTATTGTGGACACCTTTATTCATACCGTGGAACAGTATATTACCTATCCCGCCGAAGGACGATTTCAAGACCGTACTGCTGAGGGTATTCTCCAGACCCTGGTAGAGGTTGGAAAAAAAACCATCGATGATCCCAGTGATTATGATGCCAGGGCAAACCTGGTCTGGTGTTCCACTATGGCCCTCAATGGTCTCATTGGTGCCGGTGTTCCTCAGGACTGGAACACCCATATGATAGGTCATGAGATCACTGCCCTTACCGGTATTGATCATGCCAAGACCCTGGCCACTATTCAGCCTGCCATTTGGCGGGTGCGCCGGCAAGAAAAGCGGGAGAAGCTACTCCAGTACGCTGAGCGCGTTTGGTCTATCACCGAAGGTGGAGAGGAGGAGCGCATTGATCAGGCCATAGCCAGGACCGAAGAATTTTTTCAAAGCCTGGGCATCCCCACCAGACTCTCGGCCTATGATCTCGGCGAAGATTTTATCGGTAGGGTACTGACCTCTCTTGAGAGACATGGGATGACGGCACTTTCGGAACGGGGCGACGTAACCCTTGAGGTTTCAAAGAGGATACTGCAAGCGGCCCTGTAG
- a CDS encoding SPFH domain-containing protein produces the protein MNESIIVVAVLAAIAIILLLKTATVVPQRSEFVVERLGKYRQSLSAGFHILIPFLDKVAYKRSLKEEVMNIPSQDCITNDNITIAVDGILYIQVIDSKLSAYGVEDYKYAASQLAQTSLRSVIGRIELDKTFEERDTLNQQVVAAIDEASQNWGVKVLRYEIKDITPPHSVMEAMEKQMRAVREKRATIALSEGDRQARINRAEGLKREAIAVSEGEKQKRINEAEGQAKEIEVVAQATAEGLKKVANALSLEGGETAANLRVAEKYVVEFGKLAKKNNTMIIPSNMGEMSSVVATAMSVLGHVKKPAPIQKA, from the coding sequence ATGAATGAATCCATCATTGTCGTTGCTGTGCTTGCTGCCATAGCAATAATATTACTATTGAAGACAGCCACTGTAGTTCCACAGCGCTCAGAGTTTGTTGTTGAGCGTCTTGGCAAATATCGCCAATCACTTAGTGCCGGTTTCCACATCCTCATCCCCTTCCTGGACAAGGTTGCCTACAAGCGCTCCCTGAAAGAAGAGGTGATGAACATCCCCTCTCAGGACTGTATTACCAACGACAACATCACCATAGCCGTTGATGGCATCCTCTATATTCAGGTCATAGATAGCAAACTCTCTGCCTATGGTGTTGAGGACTATAAATATGCGGCAAGCCAACTTGCCCAAACCTCTCTGAGGTCAGTCATCGGCAGAATTGAACTGGATAAAACCTTTGAAGAGCGTGACACCCTCAACCAGCAGGTCGTTGCCGCCATAGATGAGGCCTCACAAAACTGGGGTGTCAAGGTTCTGCGCTACGAGATAAAAGATATCACCCCACCCCATAGTGTAATGGAGGCAATGGAGAAACAGATGCGGGCAGTACGGGAAAAACGAGCCACCATTGCCCTCTCAGAAGGCGATAGACAGGCCCGAATAAACCGCGCCGAAGGTCTGAAAAGAGAGGCCATTGCCGTCTCCGAGGGTGAAAAGCAAAAACGTATAAATGAGGCAGAGGGCCAGGCAAAAGAGATTGAAGTGGTCGCACAGGCCACAGCTGAAGGACTAAAAAAAGTTGCCAATGCCCTAAGCTTGGAAGGCGGGGAGACAGCGGCAAATCTACGCGTGGCAGAAAAATACGTTGTTGAATTTGGCAAACTGGCCAAGAAGAATAATACCATGATCATCCCCTCTAATATGGGAGAGATGTCATCGGTGGTGGCAACGGCCATGTCTGTTCTGGGGCATGTCAAAAAACCAGCCCCAATTCAAAAAGCGTAG
- a CDS encoding NfeD family protein has protein sequence MTLSYSLIWFLVGVLFLIVELLLPGFILIFFTAGCWIAGLTAWLTDIGLPTQILIFIISSLLFLFSLRRYCLKTFKGSTRDDHEDPYINSKIGKTALVTKEISANTPGEIKVMGSFWRAVADESIEEGQSVLVTSQESEDGLTFRVKKL, from the coding sequence ATGACTCTTTCCTATTCGCTAATATGGTTTCTTGTGGGTGTTCTCTTTTTAATCGTGGAGTTGCTCCTGCCAGGCTTCATTCTGATTTTTTTCACAGCTGGATGCTGGATTGCCGGTTTAACAGCCTGGTTAACAGACATCGGCTTACCCACCCAGATATTAATCTTCATCATCTCCTCCCTGCTTTTTCTCTTTTCCCTGCGCAGGTATTGTCTAAAAACCTTCAAAGGGAGCACTCGTGATGATCACGAAGACCCATATATTAACTCAAAAATTGGCAAGACGGCACTGGTAACCAAGGAAATATCAGCAAATACGCCTGGCGAAATCAAGGTAATGGGGAGTTTCTGGAGAGCTGTTGCCGATGAAAGCATCGAAGAGGGACAATCTGTTTTAGTTACAAGCCAGGAATCAGAAGACGGACTTACCTTCAGAGTCAAAAAATTATAA
- the yqeB gene encoding selenium-dependent molybdenum cofactor biosynthesis protein YqeB: protein MIELPTVVIRGAGDLATGVALRLYRAGFKRILMLEQEKPLAVRRTVSFSEIVYAKGHRVEEVGAILATSQADVLSAWKGGDIPVLVDPELSCLAEMDVDILVDAILAKKNLGTRRDHAPLVIGLGPGFSAGDDVDRVVETKRGHFLGRLITDGPATANSGKPGAVMGYTTERVIWAEQAGFYTSPLQIGALVEAGDVIGSVDGVPFCTEISGVLRGLLPTDIQVGKRCKLADIDPRGLVNYCDSVSEKALAIGGGVLEAVCSYTLNRMLS from the coding sequence GTGATAGAATTACCAACAGTTGTTATTCGTGGTGCAGGAGATCTGGCAACGGGTGTTGCTCTACGGCTTTATCGTGCTGGCTTTAAGCGTATTCTGATGCTTGAGCAGGAAAAGCCTCTTGCCGTAAGGCGAACGGTCTCTTTTTCTGAGATTGTTTATGCGAAGGGGCATAGGGTTGAGGAGGTTGGTGCCATTCTTGCTACCTCTCAGGCGGATGTGCTCTCTGCCTGGAAGGGCGGGGATATTCCTGTTCTTGTGGATCCGGAACTCTCCTGTCTTGCTGAGATGGATGTAGATATTCTTGTTGATGCTATTTTGGCAAAGAAAAATTTAGGCACCAGACGGGATCATGCCCCATTGGTGATTGGATTAGGGCCGGGATTTTCTGCAGGAGATGATGTAGATCGGGTGGTCGAAACTAAGCGGGGACATTTTCTTGGTAGGCTTATTACCGACGGCCCCGCTACTGCAAATAGCGGTAAGCCAGGCGCTGTTATGGGCTATACGACAGAACGTGTTATTTGGGCTGAGCAGGCAGGATTTTATACCAGTCCTCTGCAGATAGGGGCCTTGGTAGAGGCGGGTGACGTTATTGGTTCTGTCGATGGTGTTCCGTTTTGTACTGAAATTTCAGGGGTTTTACGTGGCCTTCTTCCAACTGACATTCAGGTGGGAAAGCGGTGTAAGCTTGCCGATATTGACCCTCGTGGCCTGGTGAATTATTGCGATTCTGTTTCCGAAAAGGCCCTTGCCATTGGCGGCGGGGTGTTGGAAGCTGTGTGTAGCTATACTCTTAATAGGATGTTGTCCTAA
- a CDS encoding cold-shock protein, with translation MAEGIVKWFNDAKGFGFIEQEGGDDLFVHHTSINASGFKTLEEGARVSFEIEDGAKGPAAANVTAL, from the coding sequence ATGGCTGAAGGAATTGTAAAGTGGTTTAACGATGCGAAGGGTTTTGGTTTTATCGAGCAAGAGGGTGGAGATGACCTTTTCGTACATCACACCAGCATTAATGCTTCCGGTTTCAAAACTCTCGAAGAAGGTGCACGCGTATCTTTCGAGATCGAAGACGGCGCTAAAGGACCAGCGGCAGCAAACGTTACCGCCCTTTAA